One Sphingomonas sabuli genomic region harbors:
- a CDS encoding spinster family MFS transporter: protein MTDDRSRPAAPGNSTMLLGLLLLAYVFNFLDRQIISILKIPIKAELGLTDTQLGLMGGIAFASVYSTLAIPIARYADRTGRRAQVIGISAAVWSLFTALCGAVTSFWQLFIARMGVGVGEAGGVAPSYALISEHFPPGKRARALAIFSLGIPIGSALGLFFGGWLAEAINWRVAFAIIGLAGLPVGWLIATRLPEAPVAESSPGVPVDQPPFFAVARELAGLPSFWLLSFAAASGSVGGYGLAFWLPSYFSEALGLSLGSIGTFFGIIVLVGGIAGIFLGGAIADRLGGARISAYAVTPAVAYLLTAPLFAGAMQVESQLLAGALFTLAYAVSLAWLGPIINAIQSLVEPSRRATASASFLLINNLIGIGFGTFIFGFMADYLRETHGDQAMRYSILYGLGFYVLAAVLAFLAALTLKRDARNASL, encoded by the coding sequence ATGACCGACGACCGCAGCAGGCCGGCCGCGCCCGGCAATTCGACGATGCTTCTTGGGCTGCTGCTGCTCGCCTACGTGTTCAACTTCCTCGACCGGCAAATCATCAGCATCCTCAAGATCCCGATCAAGGCGGAACTTGGGCTGACCGACACGCAGCTTGGGCTGATGGGCGGCATTGCCTTCGCCAGCGTCTATTCGACCCTTGCCATTCCCATCGCGCGCTACGCCGACCGCACCGGGCGCCGGGCACAGGTGATCGGCATTTCCGCGGCGGTGTGGAGCCTGTTCACCGCCCTGTGCGGCGCGGTCACCAGTTTCTGGCAATTGTTCATCGCGCGGATGGGCGTTGGCGTTGGCGAAGCGGGTGGCGTCGCGCCCAGCTACGCGCTCATCTCCGAACATTTCCCGCCCGGCAAGCGCGCCCGCGCGCTCGCCATCTTCAGTCTCGGTATCCCGATCGGCTCGGCGCTCGGCCTGTTCTTCGGCGGCTGGCTGGCGGAAGCGATCAACTGGCGCGTGGCTTTCGCCATCATCGGCCTCGCCGGCCTGCCCGTCGGCTGGCTCATCGCCACTCGCCTGCCCGAAGCGCCGGTGGCGGAAAGCTCACCCGGCGTCCCCGTCGACCAGCCGCCATTCTTCGCGGTCGCCCGCGAACTGGCCGGCCTTCCCAGCTTCTGGCTGCTGTCCTTTGCCGCGGCCTCGGGGTCGGTCGGCGGCTACGGCCTCGCTTTCTGGCTGCCGTCCTATTTCAGCGAGGCGCTCGGCCTGTCGCTCGGTAGCATCGGCACGTTTTTCGGAATCATCGTGCTGGTCGGCGGGATTGCCGGCATCTTCCTTGGCGGCGCCATTGCCGACCGCCTCGGCGGGGCGCGCATCTCGGCCTACGCCGTCACGCCCGCCGTCGCCTATTTGCTCACCGCGCCGCTGTTTGCCGGGGCGATGCAGGTCGAATCGCAATTGCTCGCGGGCGCGCTGTTCACGCTGGCCTATGCCGTGTCGCTGGCCTGGCTTGGCCCGATCATCAACGCCATCCAGTCGCTCGTCGAACCGTCGCGGCGGGCGACCGCATCGGCGTCCTTCCTGCTGATCAACAATCTGATCGGAATCGGCTTCGGGACGTTCATCTTCGGGTTCATGGCCGATTATCTGCGGGAAACGCACGGCGACCAGGCGATGCGCTATTCGATCCTTTACGGCCTCGGATTTTACGTTCTGGCGGCGGTTCTGGCCTTTCTTGCCGCCCTCACGCTGAAGCGGGACGCACGCAACGCGTCACTATGA
- a CDS encoding fasciclin domain-containing protein translates to MKKSLPLFLCAAALAVAGCNNEGDADTAAPAGNNGEAAGEGGEQTISASVDQNSKFFQAAKATGLDATLNGPGPYTILVPDDAAFTAAGTGPLSDPANTQNRAEITRILTYHILPGVILAEDISKAIDNNDGKTVLATMGGETLTATKEGDKIVLSDSAGKKATIGQADQKASNGVIHHVNAVLSPAPAGEAPADNG, encoded by the coding sequence ATGAAGAAGTCGCTTCCGCTTTTTCTGTGCGCGGCGGCGCTCGCGGTTGCCGGGTGCAACAACGAGGGCGATGCCGATACCGCAGCCCCTGCAGGCAATAACGGCGAAGCCGCTGGCGAGGGTGGCGAACAGACCATCTCCGCGTCGGTCGACCAGAACAGCAAGTTCTTCCAGGCGGCCAAGGCCACCGGTCTCGACGCCACGCTCAACGGCCCCGGACCCTACACCATCTTGGTTCCGGACGACGCGGCCTTCACCGCCGCCGGCACCGGTCCGCTGAGCGATCCGGCCAATACCCAGAACCGGGCCGAGATCACCCGTATCCTGACCTATCACATCCTTCCGGGCGTGATCTTGGCCGAGGACATTTCGAAGGCCATCGACAACAATGACGGCAAGACCGTCCTGGCGACGATGGGCGGCGAAACGCTGACCGCCACCAAGGAAGGCGACAAGATCGTCCTCAGCGATTCTGCCGGCAAGAAGGCGACCATCGGGCAGGCGGACCAGAAAGCGTCCAACGGCGTCATTCATCACGTCAATGCGGTCCTGTCACCGGCTCCTGCCGGCGAGGCGCCAGCGGACAACGGCTGA
- the dnaN gene encoding DNA polymerase III subunit beta, whose amino-acid sequence MKATIERATLLKSLGHVQSVVERRNTIPILSNVLIEAGEDNSLRLMATDLDLQVDESVQANVGQPGATTVPAHTLFDIVRKLPEGSQVELNVADGKMLLSAGRSRFHLSTLPRDDFPVISEGELPTRFELPAATLRQIIDKTRFAISSEETRYYLMGIFLHVADDQLKAAATDGHRLARVVLAKPDGADGMPDIIIPRKCVAELRKLLEEVEGTVEISMSPTKIRFGLGSAVLTSKLIDGTFPDYNRVIPTGNDKLLKLDPKTFASGVDRVSTIASEKTRAVKMSVDRDKVTLSVTSPESGTATEELPADYGSDGLEIGFNARYLLDILGEIEGDTVEVHLADAAAPTLLRESDKSNALYVLMPMRV is encoded by the coding sequence ATGAAGGCGACGATTGAACGGGCGACACTCTTGAAGAGCCTCGGCCATGTCCAGTCGGTCGTGGAGCGCCGCAATACCATTCCCATCCTCTCCAACGTCCTCATCGAGGCGGGGGAGGATAACAGCCTCCGGCTGATGGCCACCGACCTCGACCTGCAGGTCGATGAAAGCGTGCAGGCGAATGTCGGCCAGCCGGGCGCGACCACTGTTCCCGCCCACACCCTGTTCGACATCGTCCGCAAGCTGCCCGAAGGCAGCCAGGTCGAACTGAACGTCGCGGACGGCAAGATGCTGTTGTCGGCCGGCCGCTCGCGCTTCCATTTGTCCACCCTGCCGCGCGACGACTTTCCGGTGATCAGCGAGGGCGAACTGCCGACCCGCTTCGAACTGCCCGCGGCCACGCTGCGCCAGATCATCGACAAGACCCGCTTCGCCATCTCCAGCGAGGAAACCCGTTACTATCTGATGGGCATCTTCCTCCACGTGGCGGACGACCAGCTCAAGGCCGCGGCCACCGACGGTCACCGGCTCGCCCGCGTCGTCCTCGCCAAGCCCGATGGGGCGGATGGCATGCCGGACATCATCATTCCGCGTAAATGCGTGGCCGAATTGCGCAAGCTGCTCGAAGAGGTCGAAGGCACGGTCGAGATTTCGATGTCCCCGACCAAGATCCGCTTCGGCCTGGGCAGCGCGGTGCTGACCAGCAAGCTGATCGACGGCACCTTTCCCGACTACAATCGCGTCATTCCGACCGGCAACGACAAGCTGCTGAAGCTCGATCCCAAGACCTTCGCGTCGGGCGTCGACCGCGTTTCGACCATCGCCAGCGAAAAGACCCGCGCGGTGAAGATGAGCGTCGATCGCGACAAGGTGACATTGTCGGTGACCTCGCCCGAAAGCGGCACCGCGACTGAGGAACTGCCGGCCGATTACGGCTCCGACGGCCTCGAGATTGGCTTCAACGCCCGCTACCTGCTCGACATCCTCGGCGAGATCGAAGGCGACACCGTCGAGGTCCACCTCGCCGACGCGGCCGCCCCAACCCTGCTGCGCGAAAGCGACAAATCGAACGCGCTCTACGTGCTCATGCCCATGCGGGTCTGA
- the recF gene encoding DNA replication/repair protein RecF (All proteins in this family for which functions are known are DNA-binding proteins that assist the filamentation of RecA onto DNA for the initiation of recombination or recombinational repair.), whose protein sequence is MHVSRLSLSNFRSYADAVLDVGGGFVLLHGDNGAGKTNLLEAVSLLSPGRGIRGAPLSDMARQGGDGSLAVAARLRSFVPSEVEGRVSTALDTNELGIGVGTLPTAPDRREVRINGASASANSLAEWLSVLWLTPAMDRLFAGTAGDRRRFLDRLVLALEPGHAHHATRYDAAMRSRNKLLSSDDRPDPQWLDALEMQLAEHGSALASARARAVAALADRTADAPDDQFPRAGIALDGWNGGDLAAQLHAGRSRDAAAGRTLVGPHRQDLVVTHRAKAMPAAQSSTGEQKALLLGLVLAHADLVAERRGAPPVLLLDEVAAHLDPKRRAALFARLEGRGQVWMTATEAALFDGIGTASRFHVSPGAVTPG, encoded by the coding sequence GTGCACGTCTCCCGCCTCTCGCTAAGCAATTTCCGCTCCTATGCCGACGCCGTGCTCGACGTGGGCGGCGGTTTCGTCCTGCTTCACGGCGACAATGGCGCGGGCAAGACCAACCTGCTCGAAGCGGTGTCGCTACTGTCGCCCGGGCGCGGGATTCGGGGCGCGCCGCTGTCCGACATGGCGCGCCAAGGCGGGGACGGCAGCCTCGCGGTGGCGGCGCGGCTCCGGTCGTTCGTCCCGAGCGAAGTCGAGGGGCGCGTCTCGACTGCGCTCGACACGAACGAGCTTGGGATCGGCGTCGGCACCCTTCCCACTGCCCCCGACCGCCGGGAAGTGCGGATCAACGGCGCCTCGGCCTCGGCCAATTCGCTGGCGGAATGGCTGTCGGTGCTATGGCTGACCCCGGCGATGGACCGGCTGTTCGCCGGCACGGCGGGCGACCGGCGGCGCTTCCTCGACCGGCTGGTGCTCGCGCTCGAACCCGGCCATGCCCACCACGCCACCCGCTATGACGCGGCCATGCGGTCGCGCAACAAGCTGCTGTCCAGTGACGACCGCCCCGATCCGCAGTGGCTCGACGCGCTGGAAATGCAGTTGGCGGAGCATGGGAGCGCCCTTGCGTCCGCGCGCGCCCGGGCCGTCGCTGCACTGGCCGATCGCACCGCCGACGCGCCCGACGACCAGTTTCCGCGCGCCGGCATCGCGCTGGACGGCTGGAACGGCGGCGATCTCGCGGCCCAGCTGCACGCCGGCCGCTCGCGCGACGCCGCCGCCGGACGCACCCTCGTCGGCCCGCACCGCCAGGATCTCGTCGTTACCCACCGTGCCAAGGCCATGCCCGCCGCTCAATCCTCCACCGGGGAGCAGAAGGCGCTGCTGCTTGGCCTGGTTCTCGCTCACGCCGACCTGGTCGCCGAACGCCGCGGCGCGCCGCCGGTGCTGCTGCTGGACGAAGTCGCGGCGCATCTCGACCCCAAGCGACGGGCGGCCCTGTTCGCTCGTCTCGAAGGGCGCGGACAGGTGTGGATGACCGCCACCGAAGCAGCGCTGTTCGACGGCATCGGCACCGCCTCGCGCTTCCACGTCAGCCCCGGTGCGGTAACCCCCGGCTGA